In Streptomyces sp. NBC_00569, a single genomic region encodes these proteins:
- the glgX gene encoding glycogen debranching protein GlgX, with product MASAPEQEAPQDALVERPAGIPQARSATERKGRRTRERPPPVEPVWPGAPTPLGARFRVGPDGTAGTNFALWAGGAESVDLCLFDDAGRERRAPLTELTHEIWHGFVPDVLPGQRYGFRVHGRWDPWTGARWNPAKLLLDPYARAVDGEFVLPPEVYGHVRDWPEQHVADTVRDERDSAPYVPKGVVVHDDAPDDEWADDRRPKTPWADSVIYELHVKGFTQRHPGIPEELRGTYAGLAHPAAVEHLVKLGVTAVELLPVHQFAHEDHLLRRGLRNYWGYNSIGYFAPHAAYAASGTGGQQVGEFRRMVRALHEAGIEVILDVVYNHTAEAGELGPTLSLKGIDNRGYYRLQGDARRYADYTGCGNTLHVVQPHVLRLLTDSLRYWVTEMGVDGFRFDLAAALARSMHDVDMLSPFLAVIAQDPVLRRVKLIAEPWDVGSGGYQVGAFPPLWTEWNDRYRNAVRDFWRGALPDVRDLGYRLSGSSDLYAWGGRRPYASVNFVTAHDGFTLRDLVSYGRKHNEANGEGNRDGTDDNRAWNCGAEGETADEGVLALRRRQLRNLVTTLLLSTGVPMLVAGDELGRTQRGNNNAYCQDNEISWVDWSLLEEPGWRALFDLTSRLIALRHAHPVLRRRAFFSGRAHSADGLRDLAWFTAGGTEMTERDWYAPAATLGMYLSGRDIPGRDALGTPVTDDSFLAVLHAGDRPVSCVLPGGPWARAYEVVVDTSLEEQQDAPAVTHAAGAAITVPGRTVLLLRALPSDGEG from the coding sequence GTGGCGAGCGCACCCGAGCAGGAGGCACCACAGGATGCCCTGGTGGAACGGCCCGCGGGGATTCCGCAGGCGCGCTCCGCGACCGAGCGGAAGGGCCGCCGCACGAGAGAGAGGCCGCCGCCCGTCGAGCCCGTGTGGCCGGGCGCCCCGACCCCGCTGGGCGCGCGCTTCCGGGTCGGGCCGGACGGCACTGCGGGCACCAACTTCGCGCTCTGGGCGGGCGGCGCGGAGTCGGTCGACCTCTGCCTCTTCGACGACGCGGGCCGCGAGCGGCGCGCCCCGCTGACCGAGCTGACGCACGAGATCTGGCACGGCTTCGTACCGGACGTGCTGCCGGGGCAGCGGTACGGGTTCCGGGTGCACGGCCGCTGGGACCCGTGGACGGGCGCACGCTGGAACCCGGCGAAGCTGCTCCTCGACCCGTACGCGCGGGCCGTGGACGGGGAGTTCGTGCTGCCGCCCGAGGTCTACGGCCATGTGCGCGACTGGCCCGAGCAGCATGTGGCCGACACCGTGCGCGACGAGCGGGACTCGGCACCGTACGTCCCCAAGGGGGTGGTCGTGCACGACGACGCACCCGACGACGAGTGGGCCGACGACCGGCGGCCGAAGACGCCGTGGGCGGACTCGGTGATCTACGAGCTGCATGTGAAGGGGTTCACCCAGCGGCACCCGGGGATCCCCGAGGAGCTGCGGGGGACGTACGCGGGGCTCGCGCATCCCGCGGCCGTGGAGCATCTGGTGAAGCTGGGTGTGACGGCGGTCGAGCTGCTTCCCGTGCACCAGTTCGCCCATGAGGACCACCTGCTCAGGCGGGGCCTGCGCAACTACTGGGGCTACAACTCGATCGGCTACTTCGCCCCGCACGCGGCGTACGCGGCGTCGGGGACGGGCGGGCAGCAGGTCGGCGAGTTCCGGCGGATGGTGCGGGCGCTGCACGAGGCCGGCATCGAGGTCATCCTGGACGTGGTCTACAACCACACGGCGGAGGCGGGCGAGCTCGGCCCGACGCTGTCCCTGAAGGGCATCGACAATCGCGGCTACTACCGCCTCCAGGGCGACGCGCGCCGGTACGCGGACTACACGGGCTGCGGCAACACCCTGCACGTCGTGCAGCCGCACGTGCTGCGCCTGCTCACCGACTCCCTGCGCTACTGGGTGACGGAGATGGGCGTGGACGGCTTCCGCTTCGACCTGGCGGCGGCGCTCGCCCGCTCGATGCACGACGTGGACATGCTGTCGCCGTTCCTCGCGGTGATAGCGCAGGACCCGGTCCTGCGGCGGGTGAAGCTGATCGCGGAGCCCTGGGACGTGGGCTCGGGCGGCTACCAGGTCGGCGCCTTCCCACCGCTGTGGACCGAATGGAACGACCGCTACCGCAATGCCGTACGGGACTTCTGGCGCGGCGCCCTGCCCGATGTGCGGGACCTGGGCTACCGCCTGTCCGGCTCGAGCGACCTGTACGCGTGGGGCGGGCGCCGCCCGTACGCGTCGGTCAACTTCGTCACCGCCCACGACGGGTTCACGCTGCGCGACCTCGTGTCGTACGGCCGCAAGCACAACGAGGCCAACGGCGAGGGCAACCGCGACGGCACCGACGACAACCGGGCCTGGAACTGCGGCGCGGAGGGCGAGACCGCGGACGAGGGCGTGCTCGCCCTGCGCAGGCGGCAGTTGAGAAATCTGGTGACGACGCTGCTGCTGTCCACCGGGGTGCCGATGCTCGTCGCCGGTGACGAGCTCGGGCGCACACAGCGCGGCAACAACAACGCGTACTGCCAGGACAACGAGATCAGCTGGGTGGACTGGTCACTCCTCGAAGAGCCGGGCTGGCGGGCCCTGTTCGACCTCACGTCGCGGCTGATCGCCCTGCGGCACGCGCATCCGGTGCTGCGGCGGCGCGCGTTCTTCTCGGGGCGCGCGCACTCGGCGGACGGGCTGCGGGACCTCGCGTGGTTCACGGCCGGCGGCACGGAGATGACGGAGCGGGACTGGTACGCGCCCGCGGCCACGCTCGGGATGTACCTCTCCGGGCGCGACATCCCGGGCCGCGACGCACTGGGCACGCCCGTCACGGACGACAGCTTCCTCGCGGTCCTGCACGCCGGGGACCGGCCGGTGAGCTGTGTCCTGCCCGGCGGACCGTGGGCACGTGCGTACGAGGTCGTGGTGGACACGTCACTGGAGGAGCAGCAGGACGCACCGGCGGTGACGCACGCGGCGGGGGCGGCCATCACCGTGCCGGGGCGCACGGTCCTGCTGCTGCGGGCGCTCCCCTCGGACGGGGAGGGCTGA
- a CDS encoding response regulator — protein sequence MTSDSLISLLIVDDHPVVRDGLRGMFESAGDFTVLGEASNGVEAVELTARLDPDVVLMDLRMPGGNGVDAIKELARRGARSRVLVLTTYDTDSDTLPAIEAGATGYLLKDAPREELFTAVRAAADGRTVLSPAVASRLVTAVRTPAAPAGEPLSAREREVLALVAKGTSNKEIARVLFISEATVKTHLTHVYGKLGVKDRAAAVAVAYDRKILG from the coding sequence ATGACCAGTGACTCCCTCATCTCCCTGCTGATCGTCGACGACCACCCCGTCGTACGGGACGGCCTGCGCGGCATGTTCGAGTCGGCCGGCGACTTCACGGTCCTCGGCGAGGCGTCGAACGGCGTCGAGGCCGTCGAACTGACCGCCCGCCTCGACCCGGACGTCGTCCTCATGGACCTGCGCATGCCCGGCGGGAACGGCGTCGACGCCATCAAGGAACTCGCCCGCCGCGGTGCCCGCTCCCGCGTCCTCGTCCTGACCACGTACGACACGGACTCGGACACGCTGCCCGCGATCGAGGCGGGCGCCACCGGCTACCTCCTCAAGGACGCCCCGCGCGAGGAGCTGTTCACGGCCGTACGCGCCGCCGCCGACGGCCGCACCGTGCTGTCCCCGGCGGTCGCCTCCCGCCTGGTCACCGCGGTCCGCACCCCGGCCGCCCCCGCCGGCGAACCCCTCTCGGCCCGGGAGCGCGAGGTCCTCGCCCTGGTCGCCAAGGGCACGTCGAACAAGGAGATCGCCCGCGTCCTGTTCATCAGCGAGGCGACGGTGAAGACCCATCTCACCCATGTCTACGGCAAGTTGGGCGTGAAGGACCGCGCGGCGGCGGTCGCCGTGGCGTACGACCGGAAGATCCTCGGCTAG
- a CDS encoding sensor histidine kinase, which translates to MEMQGTAAMDTTIRQRWATFHRYGPYALLAFSVPLVLATSDIAGMGRDRFQWYLAGVLVAAALLLESVWGRRALRHPGPSATGAGYYTVRWAIAFVLAWLNPFFVFYAVIGYFSADRLLPRRFVRTGLFATAVVMAGSEAGGFPPKGPLTWAVFGALLAVNMGLVSVMMHINVKEEERNRVQAETIAELERTNKALQDAMSENAALHTQLLVQAREAGVADERRRLAAEIHDTIAQGLTGIIAQLQVVAGTTDPEQARQHLDRAADLARHSLGEARRSVHNLSPAALENASLSEALKKTVTEWSRRTGVRAEFTVTGTTEQLHDEIEATLLRIAEEALSNAARHAHAGRLGVTLSYMAGEVTLDVRDDGRGFDPLELPARTGTGGFGLDGMRARAERIAGALTVESEPGGGTAVSARVPLVRHDQ; encoded by the coding sequence ATGGAGATGCAGGGCACAGCAGCGATGGACACCACCATCCGGCAGCGGTGGGCCACCTTCCACCGCTACGGCCCCTACGCCCTGCTGGCCTTCAGCGTCCCCTTGGTCCTGGCGACGTCGGACATCGCCGGCATGGGCCGGGATCGGTTCCAGTGGTACCTCGCCGGCGTCCTCGTCGCGGCGGCCCTGCTCCTGGAGAGCGTGTGGGGCAGGAGGGCGCTGCGCCACCCCGGCCCCTCCGCGACGGGCGCCGGCTACTACACGGTGCGCTGGGCCATCGCCTTCGTCCTGGCCTGGCTCAACCCGTTCTTCGTGTTCTACGCCGTCATCGGCTACTTCAGCGCCGACCGGCTGCTGCCGCGCCGGTTCGTGCGCACCGGACTGTTCGCCACGGCCGTCGTCATGGCCGGCTCCGAGGCCGGCGGGTTCCCGCCGAAGGGTCCGCTCACCTGGGCCGTCTTCGGTGCGCTGCTCGCCGTGAACATGGGTCTCGTCTCCGTCATGATGCACATCAACGTCAAGGAGGAGGAGCGCAACCGCGTCCAGGCCGAGACCATCGCCGAACTGGAGCGCACGAACAAGGCCCTCCAGGACGCCATGAGCGAGAACGCCGCCCTGCACACCCAACTCCTCGTCCAGGCAAGGGAAGCCGGTGTCGCCGACGAGCGCCGCCGGCTCGCCGCCGAGATCCACGACACCATCGCGCAGGGCCTGACCGGGATCATCGCCCAGCTCCAGGTCGTCGCGGGCACCACCGACCCGGAACAGGCCCGCCAGCACCTCGACCGCGCCGCCGACCTCGCCCGGCACAGCCTCGGAGAGGCCCGCCGCTCCGTGCACAACCTCTCCCCGGCGGCCCTGGAGAACGCCTCCCTGTCCGAGGCGCTGAAGAAGACCGTCACGGAGTGGTCCCGGCGCACCGGCGTACGCGCCGAGTTCACCGTCACCGGCACCACCGAGCAGCTGCACGACGAGATCGAGGCGACCTTGCTGCGCATCGCCGAGGAGGCCCTGTCGAACGCCGCCCGGCACGCCCACGCCGGACGGCTCGGCGTGACGCTCTCCTACATGGCGGGCGAGGTCACCCTCGACGTACGCGACGACGGCCGCGGCTTCGACCCCCTGGAGCTGCCCGCCCGCACCGGCACCGGCGGGTTCGGCCTGGACGGGATGCGGGCCAGGGCCGAACGCATCGCGGGCGCACTGACGGTGGAGTCGGAGCCCGGCGGCGGCACGGCCGTCTCGGCTCGCGTACCGTTGGTCCGCCATGACCAGTGA
- a CDS encoding ABC transporter permease produces MSTTTATLVRGRGAHSAVLRSEVSLFLREPGSLFGVMVFPPALLVILGSIPAFREADSGPAGLRLIDAYVPITVLLPMIVAGLQAMAPVIAGYRERGILRRMSTTPVQPPALLGAQMTIHGVAALASSLLSLAIGRLAFDVKLPQQAFGYLLALLLSVVVALSLGALVSARARTAKIASAIGSTVFFPSMFCAGVWLPVQSMPTALANIVELTPFGAAAQAMNQAAAGDWPSWSHLAVLAAWAVVLTAASARWFRWE; encoded by the coding sequence ATGAGCACCACCACCGCCACCCTTGTCCGTGGCCGCGGAGCCCACTCCGCCGTCCTCAGGAGCGAGGTCAGCCTCTTCCTGCGCGAACCCGGCAGCCTCTTCGGAGTCATGGTCTTCCCGCCGGCGCTGCTCGTGATCCTCGGCTCCATCCCCGCGTTCCGGGAGGCCGACTCGGGTCCGGCCGGACTGCGCCTCATCGACGCGTACGTCCCCATCACCGTGCTGCTCCCGATGATCGTCGCGGGCCTGCAGGCGATGGCGCCGGTCATCGCCGGCTACCGGGAGCGTGGCATCCTGCGCCGCATGTCGACCACGCCGGTGCAGCCGCCCGCGCTGCTCGGCGCGCAGATGACCATCCACGGTGTCGCCGCGCTCGCCTCGTCGCTGCTCTCGCTCGCCATCGGGCGGCTCGCGTTCGACGTGAAGCTGCCGCAGCAGGCCTTCGGGTATCTGCTCGCCCTGCTGCTGTCCGTCGTCGTCGCCCTGTCGCTCGGCGCGCTGGTCTCCGCCCGCGCCCGCACGGCGAAGATCGCGAGCGCCATCGGCTCCACCGTGTTCTTCCCGAGCATGTTCTGCGCCGGGGTGTGGCTGCCCGTGCAGTCGATGCCCACGGCACTGGCGAACATCGTCGAGCTCACGCCGTTCGGAGCCGCGGCCCAGGCCATGAACCAGGCCGCGGCGGGTGACTGGCCGTCCTGGTCCCACCTGGCCGTGCTCGCCGCGTGGGCCGTGGTCCTGACCGCCGCGTCCGCCCGCTGGTTCCGCTGGGAGTGA
- a CDS encoding ABC transporter ATP-binding protein: MTTTHSAVRGDRPLIEVAGLRKVYAGRAVVDDLSFTVGEGEIFGILGPNGAGKTTAVECVEGLRVPDAGRVRVAGLDPVADHDRVTEILGAQLQESELQAKLTVREALELYAAFYPNPADWRPLAERLRLTDKLGTRFAKLSGGQKQRLFIALALIGNPRVVVLDELTTGLDPRARRDTWQLIEDVRDSGVTVLLVTHFMEEAQRLCDRIAVIDKGRIAALDTPAGLISRAAGSTVMSFTPSAPLGEEALRGLPALASVEHRDGRVTLGGTDETVNAVITLLARHHITAHQLRVSDATLDDAFLDLTGATQS, translated from the coding sequence ATGACGACGACACACAGCGCAGTACGGGGCGACAGGCCCCTGATCGAGGTCGCCGGGCTCCGCAAGGTCTACGCAGGGCGGGCCGTCGTCGACGACCTCTCGTTCACCGTCGGGGAGGGCGAGATCTTCGGCATCCTCGGCCCGAACGGCGCCGGCAAGACGACCGCGGTCGAATGCGTCGAGGGGCTGCGCGTCCCCGACGCCGGCCGCGTCCGCGTCGCGGGCCTGGACCCCGTCGCCGACCACGACCGCGTCACCGAGATCCTCGGCGCCCAGCTCCAGGAGAGTGAACTCCAGGCGAAACTCACCGTCCGCGAGGCGCTCGAACTGTACGCGGCGTTCTACCCGAACCCGGCCGACTGGCGGCCCCTGGCCGAGCGCCTGCGCCTCACGGACAAGCTCGGCACCCGGTTCGCGAAGCTCAGCGGCGGCCAGAAGCAGCGCCTGTTCATCGCGCTCGCCCTGATCGGGAACCCGCGGGTCGTCGTCCTCGACGAGCTGACCACCGGGCTCGACCCGCGCGCCCGTCGCGACACCTGGCAGCTCATCGAGGACGTCCGCGACAGCGGCGTCACCGTCCTGCTCGTCACGCACTTCATGGAGGAGGCACAGCGCCTCTGCGACCGGATCGCCGTGATCGACAAGGGCAGGATCGCCGCGCTCGACACCCCGGCCGGCCTCATCAGCCGGGCCGCGGGGTCCACCGTCATGTCGTTCACGCCGTCCGCGCCCCTCGGCGAGGAGGCGCTGCGGGGCCTGCCCGCGCTCGCGTCCGTGGAGCACCGGGACGGCCGCGTCACCCTGGGCGGCACCGACGAGACGGTCAACGCCGTCATCACGCTGCTCGCCCGCCACCACATCACGGCCCACCAACTCCGCGTGTCCGACGCCACGTTGGACGACGCGTTCCTGGACCTGACGGGAGCCACCCAGTCATGA
- a CDS encoding ABC transporter ATP-binding protein, whose translation MPTTHAPATDPDRLVPAAEQSAVRTLLRLWPYVRPVRARWAGAAAVAVVASCLSLVFPIVLKWIVDGPVTDHDPGGVWLGAGMLLALGVTEALLFGLRRWLVARPLASVEAAMRGDLFRHLQRLPVAFHDRWASGQLLSRGTTDLMVVRMFLAFPLTFLIVNGVTIVAGFVLLIAQDWGLGLVLLAPALPLMVLCYRFESKYASAARRAQDQVGDLTTVVEESVLGIRIIKGFGRHRSQARAFRDLSRTLRGTELTKARLLAGILGVITLLPEMALGAALVLGSVQVADGKLSAGTLVAFLSTALALRWPIDSIGFLLAMSQEAATATRRFFEVMDEPEESEGVAAAGASVTQDGAGGLRFEAVRFRYPDAPDASEPVLERIDLHVRSGETMALVGATGSGKTTLTALVPRLHELTGGRITLDGRDIGSMEREELRTLVSVAFEEPTLFSASVAENVLMGAVEADTAQLDRALGVAQAGFVKALPDAAGTQVGEQGLSLSGGQRQRLALARAVVGSPRFLVLDDPLSALDVHTEALVEAALREVLAASTALVVAHRPSTVLLADRVALLSGGRITAVGTHQELLRANAEYRHLMSGADLEREDDGPHGPEGKGTR comes from the coding sequence ATGCCCACAACACATGCACCGGCCACGGACCCCGACCGACTCGTCCCGGCGGCGGAACAGTCCGCCGTGCGCACGCTGCTGCGCCTGTGGCCGTACGTACGGCCGGTGCGGGCCCGCTGGGCGGGGGCGGCGGCGGTCGCCGTGGTCGCCTCCTGTCTGTCACTCGTCTTCCCCATCGTCCTGAAGTGGATCGTGGACGGGCCGGTCACGGACCACGACCCGGGCGGGGTGTGGCTGGGCGCCGGCATGCTGCTGGCCCTCGGGGTCACCGAGGCACTGCTCTTCGGGCTGAGACGGTGGCTGGTGGCGCGGCCGCTGGCGAGCGTCGAGGCGGCCATGCGGGGGGATCTGTTCCGCCATCTCCAGCGGCTGCCCGTCGCGTTCCACGACCGGTGGGCCTCGGGCCAGTTGCTGTCACGCGGCACGACCGACCTCATGGTCGTACGCATGTTCCTGGCCTTTCCGCTGACGTTCCTGATCGTCAACGGCGTGACGATCGTCGCCGGGTTCGTGCTGCTCATCGCGCAGGACTGGGGGCTCGGCCTCGTCCTGCTGGCGCCCGCGCTGCCGCTGATGGTGCTCTGCTACCGCTTCGAGTCGAAGTACGCGTCGGCCGCGCGCCGCGCCCAGGACCAGGTCGGGGATCTGACCACGGTGGTCGAGGAGTCCGTTCTCGGGATCCGGATCATCAAGGGGTTCGGGCGGCACCGCAGCCAGGCGCGGGCCTTCCGGGACCTGTCGCGCACGCTGCGCGGGACGGAGCTCACCAAGGCGCGGCTGCTAGCGGGGATCCTCGGCGTCATCACGCTGCTGCCGGAGATGGCGCTCGGGGCCGCGCTGGTGCTCGGGTCCGTGCAGGTCGCGGACGGGAAGCTGTCCGCGGGAACGCTGGTGGCCTTCCTGTCCACGGCCCTCGCGCTGCGCTGGCCGATCGACTCGATCGGGTTCCTGCTCGCCATGAGCCAGGAGGCGGCGACGGCGACCCGGCGGTTCTTCGAGGTCATGGACGAGCCGGAGGAGAGCGAGGGCGTCGCGGCGGCGGGCGCCTCCGTGACGCAGGACGGTGCGGGCGGGCTGCGGTTCGAGGCGGTCCGCTTCCGGTACCCGGACGCCCCCGACGCGTCCGAGCCCGTCCTGGAGCGGATCGATCTGCATGTGCGGTCCGGGGAGACGATGGCGCTCGTCGGGGCGACCGGCAGCGGCAAGACGACCCTGACCGCGCTCGTGCCCCGGCTGCACGAGCTCACCGGCGGGCGGATCACGCTCGACGGGCGGGACATCGGATCCATGGAGCGCGAGGAGTTGCGCACCCTCGTCTCCGTGGCCTTCGAGGAGCCGACGCTGTTCTCGGCCTCCGTCGCGGAGAACGTGCTGATGGGTGCGGTCGAAGCGGACACAGCGCAGCTCGACCGGGCGCTCGGTGTCGCACAGGCCGGGTTCGTGAAGGCGCTGCCGGACGCGGCCGGTACGCAGGTCGGCGAGCAGGGGCTCAGCCTCTCCGGCGGGCAGCGGCAGCGGCTCGCGCTCGCCCGCGCGGTCGTGGGGAGCCCGCGCTTCCTCGTGCTCGACGACCCGCTGTCCGCGCTCGACGTGCACACGGAGGCCCTGGTGGAGGCGGCCCTGCGGGAGGTGCTCGCCGCGAGCACGGCACTCGTCGTCGCGCACCGGCCGTCGACGGTGCTGCTCGCCGACCGCGTCGCCCTCCTGTCGGGCGGGCGGATCACCGCCGTGGGCACGCACCAGGAACTGCTGCGCGCGAACGCGGAGTACCGGCATCTCATGTCCGGTGCGGACCTGGAGAGGGAAGACGACGGGCCGCACGGGCCGGAGGGGAAGGGCACGCGATGA
- a CDS encoding ABC transporter ATP-binding protein, which yields MTTTTKPDRTPQDPAAEDGGELRLSSPGDPFDQDDLPTPKGATGALLRSLLAPSRRTVWLAVLCLLLQQAAVQAGPLLVAYAIDSAVPAFRTDDHGPLIAVAVGYLLAASCSSLFQFAFVQVSARVNQNVLLDLRGRIFRHAQALSVDFHDRYTSGRLISRATTDVESLRELLAEGLQELINIILASVYITAMLLWLDVGIGAVAALSFLPLAVLIQLYRRRAARVYAERSSAIARVIVKFAETMNGIRPVRAFRRERANDADFAGLNHRHERVNGDALLEMARYVVGSRLLANTAVAGMVLWGAYRVADGTLELGVLAAAVLFIRRLYDPIDRLAMFLNSYESAAASLRKIAGLLHQTPTVPEPSSPRGLPELAGDRPGREVVFDQVSFGYRTGGEVLPRFDLTLPAGQTVAVVGSTGAGKSTLAKLLARFYDPSAGRVLLDGVDLRDLGTAELRRGVVMVTQEAFLFSGTVAENIAIGRPEASREEIERAAKAIGAHDFITALPDGYDTDVRKRGGRISAGQRQLVAFARALLADPAVLILDEATSSLDIPGERAVQRAMHTVLRGRTAVVIAHRLSTVEIADRVLVMEHGRIAEDGTPDQLICGTGAFADLHRAWRESVVG from the coding sequence ATGACCACGACCACGAAGCCGGACCGTACGCCGCAGGATCCGGCCGCCGAGGACGGCGGGGAACTGCGGCTCTCCTCCCCCGGCGACCCCTTCGACCAGGACGACCTGCCCACCCCCAAGGGCGCGACCGGCGCGTTGCTGCGCTCCCTGCTCGCGCCGAGCCGGCGCACGGTGTGGCTGGCCGTGCTGTGCCTGCTGCTCCAGCAGGCCGCCGTGCAGGCGGGGCCGCTGCTCGTCGCGTACGCCATCGACAGCGCGGTGCCCGCCTTCCGCACCGACGACCACGGCCCGCTGATCGCGGTGGCGGTCGGCTATCTCCTGGCGGCGTCCTGCTCCAGCCTCTTCCAGTTCGCGTTCGTGCAGGTGTCGGCGCGGGTGAACCAGAACGTGCTGCTCGATCTGCGCGGCCGGATCTTCCGGCACGCGCAGGCCCTCAGCGTCGACTTCCACGACCGCTACACGTCCGGGCGGCTCATCTCCCGCGCGACGACGGACGTCGAGTCCCTGCGCGAGCTGCTCGCCGAGGGGCTCCAGGAGCTCATCAACATCATCCTGGCCTCCGTGTACATCACGGCGATGCTGCTCTGGCTCGACGTCGGCATCGGAGCCGTGGCCGCCCTGTCGTTCCTGCCGCTCGCCGTTCTCATCCAGCTGTACCGGCGGCGCGCGGCCAGGGTGTACGCGGAGCGGTCGTCGGCGATCGCGCGCGTCATCGTGAAGTTCGCCGAGACGATGAACGGGATCAGGCCGGTGCGCGCCTTCCGCCGCGAGCGCGCCAACGACGCGGACTTCGCCGGGCTGAACCACCGTCACGAGCGGGTCAACGGTGACGCGCTGCTCGAGATGGCGCGCTACGTCGTCGGCTCCCGCCTCCTCGCGAACACCGCGGTGGCCGGAATGGTCCTGTGGGGCGCCTACCGTGTCGCCGACGGCACGCTCGAGCTGGGCGTCCTGGCGGCCGCCGTGCTGTTCATCCGCCGTCTGTACGACCCCATCGACCGGCTCGCGATGTTCCTCAACTCCTACGAGTCCGCGGCCGCTTCGCTGCGGAAGATCGCGGGGCTGCTGCACCAGACGCCGACCGTGCCGGAGCCGTCGTCGCCGCGCGGTCTTCCCGAGCTCGCCGGCGACCGTCCCGGCCGCGAGGTCGTCTTCGACCAGGTCTCGTTCGGCTACCGCACCGGCGGCGAGGTGCTCCCCCGCTTCGACCTCACGCTGCCCGCGGGACAGACGGTCGCCGTGGTCGGCTCCACGGGCGCCGGGAAGTCGACGCTGGCCAAGCTCCTGGCCCGCTTCTACGACCCCTCGGCGGGCCGGGTCCTGCTCGACGGCGTGGACCTGCGCGACCTGGGCACGGCCGAGCTGCGGCGGGGCGTGGTGATGGTGACGCAGGAGGCGTTCCTGTTCTCCGGCACGGTCGCCGAGAACATCGCGATCGGCCGGCCCGAGGCGAGCCGCGAGGAGATCGAGCGCGCGGCGAAGGCGATCGGCGCGCACGACTTCATCACGGCGCTCCCGGACGGCTACGACACGGATGTGCGCAAACGCGGGGGTCGAATTTCGGCCGGGCAGCGACAGCTGGTCGCGTTCGCACGCGCGCTGCTCGCCGACCCCGCGGTCCTGATCCTCGACGAGGCGACGAGCTCCCTGGACATCCCCGGCGAGCGGGCGGTGCAGCGCGCGATGCACACGGTGCTGCGCGGCCGTACCGCGGTCGTCATCGCGCACCGGCTGTCGACGGTGGAGATCGCCGATCGCGTTCTGGTCATGGAACACGGGCGGATCGCCGAGGACGGCACACCGGACCAACTGATCTGCGGTACAGGAGCGTTCGCCGATCTGCATCGTGCCTGGCGGGAGAGCGTGGTCGGCTGA